A region of the Clostridia bacterium genome:
CCATTTACATTCCAATATGGATGGATTATAAACTGCTTATCCTGTTTGCATAAACTATCAAACGGCTAGATTTACATTCCAATATGGATGGATTATAAACAAAAGCAAACGGTAAATTATTTGATTGTCTTAACTTATTTACATTCCAATATGGATGGATTATAAACCCGTAAAATATATATTATTTTACCTAAAAAGCATCATTTTAATAAAGAATTAATATTATTTTTGTATTATGGTTTTATTATATCTAATATTAGCGTTAATTTTAATTAATTTCATCTGTCGATCTCCAAGTAAATATGGGTTATAAGTGTTCGACAGATTAAAGAAAACAGGATGTGTCATCTTTTGGTTCAGTTATAAATTCTTTATTAAGCCATTTTTCATTTCTACTATAAAATACTATACAAGAATCTAAATCCTTTCTTAAATATTTTTTTATTTCGTTTTTTAAGTTAATAAATTGCGACTCATTTAGCTCTCCTTCAAAAACAGAATTTTGAATATGAACCAAATATTTTTTGCATATTTTAAACACTCTATTAGCGACATTAGATTTTTGTTCTGTATTTATGTCATACACCAAAATTATATACATCTTTACCACCATATCTTAAAAGGATCATATTCTTTTTCTCCTATCAAATGCTTAATTAGTTTATATAATTCAAGTCTTATAAGATACCTATAGCTTACTATTCGGTTGAGTGTTCTATGTGTAATAGTCGTTTTAAGTCTATCATCAAAAAGTTTTAGTATTCGTTTAAAAGAACTTTCTTTTAATTTTAATGAATTAGTCTGCTTTTCAAAATCGCTCTCATCTATCATATTTTTATTAAATAATGAAAAAATAAAACGATCTACT
Encoded here:
- the cas2 gene encoding CRISPR-associated endonuclease Cas2, giving the protein MYIILVYDINTEQKSNVANRVFKICKKYLVHIQNSVFEGELNESQFINLKNEIKKYLRKDLDSCIVFYSRNEKWLNKEFITEPKDDTSCFL